TCAATCCAAGAGCCTTCGATAGTACCTACTACTTGAAATAATTTGCGTACATTTTGAACAATAACATCTCCATTGACATTTCTACGTTCAAACCATTTGGAAGTGGCCCATGCACCGATAACGGCCCCCGCTGCTAGTAAAAAACTTGCACCTTTGAAACTATTTTTTGACCCCATACGAATCAGGCTCCTTTATATGTTATTTAGGTTGTTTAAAAACTATTCTCTCTTGTGGGAAAATCACTTCCACACGATAAATTGGATGACCTTTTGCTGAAAATTTCTCTTCGTATTCTGTCATCACATTTCCTGGAAATTCCACTTGATGTAAATCTAACCACACTTGTTTTAACACAAGCCCGAATTGTGAGAATG
This Granulicatella adiacens ATCC 49175 DNA region includes the following protein-coding sequences:
- a CDS encoding PepSY domain-containing protein; this encodes MGSKNSFKGASFLLAAGAVIGAWATSKWFERRNVNGDVIVQNVRKLFQVVGTIEGSWIEMEPVFVDSPEFYGEVYYGGVTRKEDDELVQYEFYADAKTGAVIDLYKIG